In Oceanobacillus sp. FSL K6-2867, one DNA window encodes the following:
- the purC gene encoding phosphoribosylaminoimidazolesuccinocarboxamide synthase → MKAELLYEGKAKKVYQAQGQQGKLVLAYKNDATAFNGEKKATFIGKGRLNNEISSRIFEYLRDKGMESHFIQQLNETEQLVHKTEIIPLEVVVRNLATGSITKRLGIDEGTELSPPLVELYYKKDELGDPLINDDQAYFLTEITPSELQEIKTKALQINQLLMELFTGLNVLLVDFKLEFGKMRDTIILSDEISPDTCRLWDKDTKEKLDKDVFRQNTGNLITVYEEILNRLEANV, encoded by the coding sequence ATGAAAGCTGAACTTTTATATGAAGGGAAAGCAAAGAAGGTCTATCAAGCACAGGGCCAGCAAGGGAAATTAGTTTTAGCCTATAAAAATGATGCAACAGCTTTTAATGGTGAAAAAAAAGCTACTTTCATTGGAAAAGGTCGGTTAAATAATGAAATTTCATCACGGATTTTTGAATACCTTCGTGATAAAGGAATGGAATCTCATTTTATCCAGCAATTAAACGAAACAGAACAGCTTGTACATAAAACGGAAATCATCCCACTTGAAGTTGTAGTTCGAAACCTTGCAACAGGAAGTATTACAAAACGATTAGGGATAGATGAGGGAACGGAACTTAGCCCACCACTTGTGGAATTGTACTATAAAAAGGATGAACTCGGTGATCCCTTAATTAATGACGACCAGGCATATTTTTTAACAGAGATTACACCAAGCGAATTACAAGAAATAAAAACAAAAGCACTTCAAATTAATCAGCTTTTAATGGAGTTATTTACAGGTTTAAACGTGCTATTAGTAGATTTTAAATTAGAGTTTGGAAAAATGAGGGACACCATTATTCTTTCCGATGAAATATCACCAGACACTTGTCGGTTATGGGATAAAGATACAAAAGAGAAATTAGATAAAGATGTTTTCAGGCAAAATACAGGAAACTTAATTACAGTTTATGAAGAGATTTTAAATCGACTGGAGGCAAACGTATGA
- the purL gene encoding phosphoribosylformylglycinamidine synthase subunit PurL: MLQTREWSPEQIEEKKIYQEMGLSDEEYDRVKEILNHRPNFTETGIFSVMWSEHCSYKTSKTLLKKFPTKATNVLQGPGEGAGVIDIGDNQAVVFKVESHNHPSAVEPYQGAATGVGGILRDIFSMGARPIAVMNSLRFGNLTSERTKYLFREVVNGIAGYGNCVGVPTVGGDVQFDDSYEENPLVNAMGIGLINHNDIQKGQAKGIGNTILYAGPATGRDGIHGATFASDDLGEDTDKKRPSVQVGDPFMEKLIIEACLEVIHSDALVGMQDMGAAGLTSSASEMASKAGTGLEMDLDLVPQRELNMTAYEMMLSESQERMLLCVKRGREQEIIDVFEKYGLNAVPVGKVVEEKVFRIKHHGEVVADIPVDSLADDAPVYHMPSKEAEYFNAFQKMESKVPEVQHHGDMLKNLLQQPTIASKEWVYDQYDYMVQTNTVVTPGSDAAVLRIKGYDKALAITTDCNSRYIYLDPETGGKIAVAEAARNIVCSGAKPLGLTDGLNFGNPQNPEIFWQMEKSVAGMSSACQALETPVISGNVSLYNQSKGKSIFPTPIVGMVGLYESLEHITPSFFQRAGDVVYVIGETKAEFGGSELQNVTQGKYEGKAPVIDLDVEAKRQKELLTAIQSGLVQSAHDVAEGGLAVALAESVFSDKGLGTTVELAGDATVALFSESQSRFVVSVSKENAKKFEDMVQDAKAVGTVTDNGMLKVLVNSSEVINDSVQELEKVWKGAIPCLLKSKA, translated from the coding sequence ATGTTACAAACGCGTGAATGGAGCCCAGAGCAAATCGAGGAGAAGAAAATCTATCAAGAAATGGGGTTAAGCGACGAGGAATACGACAGGGTAAAAGAAATTCTGAATCACCGTCCGAACTTCACCGAAACGGGAATATTTTCTGTTATGTGGTCTGAGCATTGCAGTTATAAAACGTCTAAAACCTTGTTGAAAAAGTTCCCAACGAAGGCAACTAATGTGCTCCAAGGTCCTGGGGAAGGCGCAGGGGTTATTGATATTGGTGATAATCAAGCAGTTGTTTTTAAAGTGGAAAGTCATAACCACCCATCTGCAGTAGAACCGTATCAAGGGGCAGCAACAGGTGTTGGTGGAATTCTTCGTGATATTTTTTCAATGGGTGCACGCCCAATTGCGGTCATGAATTCCCTCCGTTTCGGAAATTTAACATCTGAACGTACGAAATATCTTTTTAGAGAAGTAGTAAATGGGATTGCTGGATACGGGAACTGCGTGGGAGTTCCAACTGTTGGCGGTGACGTTCAATTTGATGATAGCTATGAAGAGAACCCGCTCGTTAATGCGATGGGTATTGGGCTAATTAACCACAATGATATCCAGAAAGGTCAAGCCAAGGGTATTGGAAATACGATCCTCTATGCAGGTCCTGCGACTGGACGTGATGGCATTCATGGAGCAACATTTGCGTCCGACGACTTAGGAGAAGATACAGATAAGAAGCGTCCATCTGTTCAAGTTGGTGATCCATTTATGGAGAAGCTTATTATTGAAGCATGTTTGGAAGTTATTCATTCAGATGCTTTAGTTGGAATGCAAGATATGGGAGCAGCGGGACTTACATCTTCTGCATCGGAAATGGCAAGCAAAGCAGGTACAGGATTGGAAATGGACCTCGATCTTGTCCCGCAGCGTGAATTAAATATGACTGCATATGAAATGATGCTATCGGAATCACAGGAACGGATGCTGTTATGTGTGAAACGAGGACGAGAACAGGAAATTATCGATGTCTTCGAGAAATATGGATTGAATGCCGTTCCTGTCGGTAAAGTAGTGGAAGAAAAGGTGTTTCGAATTAAACATCATGGCGAAGTAGTGGCTGATATTCCTGTTGACTCTCTAGCAGATGATGCACCTGTTTATCATATGCCGTCAAAGGAAGCGGAGTATTTTAACGCATTTCAAAAGATGGAAAGCAAAGTTCCAGAAGTTCAACATCATGGAGATATGTTAAAGAACTTACTACAGCAGCCAACAATCGCAAGTAAAGAATGGGTTTATGATCAATATGATTATATGGTACAAACGAACACGGTCGTTACACCTGGGTCAGACGCAGCTGTACTTCGGATTAAAGGGTATGATAAAGCACTTGCGATTACAACCGATTGCAATTCGCGTTACATCTATTTAGACCCTGAAACAGGTGGTAAAATTGCAGTCGCAGAAGCAGCGCGAAACATTGTCTGCTCTGGGGCAAAACCGCTTGGATTAACCGATGGGCTGAATTTCGGTAATCCGCAAAACCCAGAAATTTTCTGGCAAATGGAGAAAAGTGTAGCAGGCATGAGTTCGGCATGTCAAGCGCTTGAAACACCTGTTATTAGTGGAAATGTTTCCCTTTATAATCAATCAAAAGGAAAATCTATTTTCCCAACCCCGATTGTAGGAATGGTTGGCTTATATGAGTCATTAGAACATATTACGCCAAGCTTTTTCCAACGTGCAGGAGATGTCGTTTATGTGATTGGAGAAACTAAAGCAGAATTTGGCGGAAGCGAATTGCAAAATGTAACACAAGGAAAATATGAAGGAAAAGCACCTGTAATTGATTTAGATGTAGAAGCGAAACGACAAAAAGAGTTGCTAACAGCAATTCAATCGGGGCTGGTTCAATCTGCACATGATGTAGCTGAAGGTGGCTTAGCAGTCGCATTAGCGGAAAGTGTTTTTAGTGACAAGGGATTAGGTACAACTGTTGAATTAGCAGGTGATGCAACCGTTGCATTATTTAGTGAATCACAATCGCGATTTGTCGTATCCGTAAGCAAAGAGAATGCTAAGAAGTTTGAAGATATGGTGCAGGATGCTAAAGCAGTTGGTACGGTTACAGATAACGGAATGCTTAAAGTACTCGTAAACAGTTCAGAAGTGATAAACGATAGTGTGCAGGAACTCGAAAAAGTCTGGAAGGGAGCTATCCCATGCTTGCTGAAATCAAAAGCATAA
- a CDS encoding adenylosuccinate synthase has translation MSSVVVVGTQWGDEGKGKITDFLSQHAEVVARYQGGDNAGHTIKFDNTTYKLHLIPSGIFFKEKMCVLGNGMVINPKAFVDEIDYLHKHNITTENLRISNRAHIILPYHLKLDILQEEEKGANKIGTTKKGIGPAYMDKVARIGIRVADLLDKEVFLEKLEQNVNEKNRIFEKVYGVEPMITEAILNEYFEYGQRMAKYVCDTSVVLNDALDEGKRVLFEGAQGVMLDIDQGTYPFVTSSSPIAGGVTIGSGVGPSKINHVVGVSKAYTTRVGDGPFPTELQDEIGNQIREVGREYGTTTGRARRIGWFDSVVVRHARRVSGITDLSLNSIDVLTGIKTLKICTAYRYQGEIMKEFPVSHKTLAECEPVYEEMPGWTEDITGVKSLHELPVNARHYLERISQLTEIPLSIFSVGPDRSQTNVVKSVYRS, from the coding sequence ATGTCATCAGTAGTCGTAGTTGGAACACAATGGGGCGATGAAGGAAAAGGGAAAATCACTGATTTTTTGTCGCAGCACGCTGAAGTTGTTGCTAGATATCAAGGTGGGGACAATGCAGGTCATACCATTAAATTTGATAATACAACATATAAACTACATTTAATCCCCTCAGGAATCTTTTTCAAAGAAAAAATGTGTGTGCTGGGTAATGGAATGGTCATTAATCCAAAGGCCTTTGTTGATGAAATAGACTATTTGCATAAACACAATATAACAACAGAAAACCTTCGTATCAGCAATCGTGCACATATTATCTTACCTTATCATCTAAAGCTGGATATATTGCAGGAAGAAGAAAAAGGTGCTAATAAAATCGGCACAACGAAAAAGGGAATTGGTCCTGCCTACATGGATAAAGTTGCTCGTATTGGAATTCGTGTCGCAGATTTACTAGATAAAGAAGTTTTCCTTGAAAAATTAGAGCAAAACGTAAACGAGAAAAATCGTATATTTGAAAAAGTATACGGAGTCGAACCAATGATTACAGAGGCTATTTTAAACGAATATTTTGAGTATGGACAAAGGATGGCAAAATATGTTTGCGATACATCTGTTGTGCTAAATGATGCGTTGGATGAAGGAAAACGCGTTTTGTTTGAAGGCGCACAAGGTGTTATGCTGGATATTGACCAGGGTACATATCCATTTGTAACGTCCTCAAGCCCAATTGCTGGTGGAGTAACCATTGGATCTGGTGTCGGTCCAAGTAAAATAAACCATGTTGTTGGTGTATCAAAAGCATATACTACCCGTGTCGGTGATGGTCCTTTCCCTACAGAATTGCAGGATGAAATTGGAAATCAAATCCGTGAAGTAGGAAGAGAATATGGAACAACAACTGGAAGAGCACGCCGAATAGGCTGGTTTGACAGTGTTGTCGTACGTCATGCACGACGAGTTAGTGGAATTACGGATCTTTCTTTAAATTCCATTGATGTTTTAACAGGAATTAAGACATTAAAAATTTGTACTGCATATAGGTATCAAGGAGAAATAATGAAGGAATTCCCAGTAAGTCATAAAACTCTTGCAGAATGTGAACCTGTTTATGAAGAAATGCCAGGATGGACAGAAGATATAACAGGCGTGAAAAGCTTACATGAACTTCCTGTAAATGCGCGGCATTATTTGGAACGCATCTCCCAATTAACAGAAATTCCATTGTCCATCTTCTCTGTTGGTCCAGACCGTTCACAAACCAATGTTGTAAAAAGTGTGTATCGTTCTTAA
- the purS gene encoding phosphoribosylformylglycinamidine synthase subunit PurS: MKQVTVYITLKAGVLDPQGKAIGESLHSLGFEEVKEAKVGKVIELNIEDGPNLEARVTKMCDKLLANPVMEDYRFEIEEAVQS, translated from the coding sequence ATGAAACAAGTAACGGTTTATATCACATTAAAAGCAGGTGTGCTGGATCCACAAGGAAAAGCGATCGGTGAGTCATTGCATTCATTAGGTTTTGAAGAAGTAAAAGAAGCAAAAGTTGGGAAAGTTATTGAATTAAATATAGAAGATGGTCCTAATTTAGAAGCTCGTGTCACAAAAATGTGTGATAAATTACTAGCGAATCCGGTAATGGAAGATTACCGATTTGAAATCGAGGAGGCCGTCCAGTCGTGA
- the purQ gene encoding phosphoribosylformylglycinamidine synthase subunit PurQ: MKFAVIVFPGSNCDRDMYHAIKDILGKEADLVWYQNSNLEDYDAILLPGGFSYGDYLRTGAVAATSEVMTQVKEHAEKGKPVLGVCNGFQVLTESGLLPGALMKNKQLSFLCRQENIIVENNKTMFTTGYEKGEIVEFPIAHGEGNYFCNEETLAELKANNQIVFTYQRNPNGSVADIAGITNKQGNVLGMMPHPERAVEALVGSDDGVRLFESIINNWRQAYVTNA, from the coding sequence GTGAAATTTGCAGTCATTGTTTTTCCAGGGTCGAACTGTGATCGGGATATGTATCATGCGATAAAAGATATTCTCGGAAAAGAAGCAGATTTAGTCTGGTATCAAAATAGTAATCTAGAAGACTATGATGCTATTTTGCTCCCGGGCGGCTTTTCTTATGGAGATTACCTACGAACTGGTGCTGTCGCTGCAACATCAGAGGTGATGACACAAGTGAAGGAGCATGCAGAAAAAGGAAAGCCAGTACTGGGGGTTTGTAATGGATTCCAAGTCTTAACAGAATCCGGTTTACTGCCAGGAGCGTTAATGAAGAATAAACAGCTATCCTTCCTGTGTCGTCAGGAAAATATCATCGTAGAAAATAATAAAACAATGTTTACCACAGGGTATGAAAAAGGAGAAATCGTCGAGTTTCCAATTGCGCACGGGGAAGGAAATTACTTTTGTAATGAGGAAACATTAGCTGAACTAAAAGCAAATAATCAAATTGTTTTTACATACCAACGTAACCCCAATGGGTCGGTAGCTGATATCGCAGGAATTACCAATAAACAGGGGAATGTGCTTGGGATGATGCCTCATCCAGAGCGTGCGGTGGAAGCACTGGTAGGTAGTGATGACGGTGTGAGATTATTCGAGTCCATAATTAATAATTGGAGGCAAGCTTATGTTACAAACGCGTGA
- a CDS encoding lactate racemase domain-containing protein has translation MILYEIEQKFKREKLTDLKGQIRSELKANKQLNSLPIDAEIAITAGSRGINNIVVILREIINYLDEHGYRPFIVPAMGSHGGATAEGQMGVLRYLGITEDAMGVPIRSSMEVMDLATTPEGLPVYMDKHAYHADGIIVVNRIKAHTAFRGSVESGLSKMVAIGLGKQKGASFVHSEGAANMEQNILAVSKHALHHTPICMGLAIIENSYDQTAIIQGIEVDKWFEQESQLLRKSKELMPTLPLKEVDLLVVEEMGKNYSGTGMDPNIIGRWRIDGVDEPKEPCIKRLAVLDLSEQSFGNAQGIGLADFTTEKLINKINRNATYMNALTSTFLRRVMFPLYYASERQVLEYAFKSLGPKAKREDVDYVQIPNTLHLNKMLVSESALRKIDSNAIDYSIERKLQLEFINEELKYRLLSFT, from the coding sequence ATGATTTTATACGAGATCGAACAAAAGTTTAAGAGAGAAAAACTAACAGATCTTAAAGGGCAGATTAGATCTGAATTAAAAGCAAACAAACAATTGAATTCGCTTCCAATAGACGCAGAAATAGCGATAACAGCAGGAAGTCGTGGAATCAATAATATTGTAGTTATTTTAAGGGAGATTATTAATTATCTAGATGAGCATGGTTATCGACCATTTATTGTACCAGCTATGGGAAGCCATGGTGGAGCAACCGCGGAGGGGCAAATGGGTGTGCTTCGCTATTTAGGGATTACAGAGGATGCCATGGGTGTGCCAATTCGTTCTTCGATGGAAGTGATGGATCTTGCTACAACACCTGAAGGGTTACCTGTTTATATGGATAAACATGCATACCATGCTGATGGTATTATTGTTGTCAATCGAATTAAAGCACATACAGCATTTCGGGGAAGCGTCGAAAGTGGATTAAGCAAGATGGTTGCAATCGGTTTGGGTAAACAGAAGGGAGCAAGTTTTGTACATAGCGAAGGGGCAGCGAATATGGAGCAAAATATTTTAGCTGTTTCTAAGCATGCTTTACATCATACGCCAATATGTATGGGGCTAGCTATTATTGAAAATAGCTATGATCAAACAGCTATCATTCAAGGAATCGAAGTGGATAAGTGGTTTGAGCAAGAATCACAGCTTCTAAGAAAATCAAAAGAACTTATGCCGACCCTTCCATTAAAAGAGGTTGATTTATTAGTTGTTGAGGAAATGGGGAAAAACTACAGTGGTACTGGAATGGACCCGAATATAATTGGCAGATGGCGCATTGATGGAGTAGACGAACCGAAAGAGCCCTGTATTAAGCGTCTTGCAGTGCTTGATTTATCCGAACAATCATTTGGAAATGCACAAGGAATTGGACTGGCAGATTTCACTACGGAAAAATTAATTAATAAAATTAACCGGAATGCTACCTATATGAATGCGCTGACTAGTACATTCTTACGACGCGTAATGTTTCCGCTTTATTATGCATCCGAACGACAGGTGTTAGAATACGCATTTAAAAGCTTGGGTCCAAAAGCTAAGCGGGAGGATGTTGATTACGTCCAAATCCCAAACACCCTTCATTTAAATAAAATGTTAGTTTCAGAGAGTGCTTTAAGGAAGATTGACAGCAATGCTATCGATTATAGCATCGAGCGTAAGCTGCAGTTAGAATTCATAAATGAAGAACTTAAATACCGGCTTTTAAGCTTTACATAA
- the purF gene encoding amidophosphoribosyltransferase: MLAEIKSINDECGVFGIWGHEKAAELTYYGLHSLQHRGQEGAGIVVNDGIELNVHKGLGLVNDVFKDAKFDQLQGRVAIGHVRYSTQGEKVYENVQPLLFRGQKASIALAHNGNIVNAYKLRGLLEEQGSIFQTSSDTEVLMHLLKRDGQDVNEETIGNALNQLVGAYAYLILTENKMFAALDPTGIRPLSIGMLGNAYVVASETCAFDQIGASFLREVMPGELITIDDEGIKSIRFTASNQRRMCAMEYVYLARPDSNLNDVNVHASRKQMGKELAKEAPKDADIVIGVPDSSISSAIGYAEESGLPYEMGIIKNRYVGRTFIQPSQELREQGVKMKLAPVRGIIEGKRVIMIDDSIVRGTTSKRIVQMLKDAGAKEVHVRIAAPPIQNPCYYGIDMSTRDELIAANHNIDEIAEIIGADSIAYLSEEGLERAVLKGDSLNQGLCMACMNGKYPVKEIVEKEVVYSSY, translated from the coding sequence ATGCTTGCTGAAATCAAAAGCATAAATGACGAATGTGGTGTATTTGGAATTTGGGGACATGAGAAAGCAGCTGAATTAACGTATTATGGACTTCATTCTCTGCAACATCGTGGGCAAGAAGGTGCTGGAATTGTTGTGAATGACGGAATAGAATTAAATGTTCACAAAGGATTAGGTCTCGTTAATGATGTATTTAAGGATGCAAAGTTTGACCAATTGCAAGGACGTGTTGCCATTGGTCATGTCCGCTATTCCACACAAGGGGAGAAAGTGTATGAAAATGTACAGCCATTGTTGTTCCGTGGACAAAAGGCAAGTATAGCACTCGCGCATAACGGAAATATTGTGAATGCTTATAAACTACGCGGACTGTTAGAAGAGCAAGGCAGTATCTTTCAAACGTCTTCTGATACAGAGGTTCTAATGCATTTACTGAAACGTGACGGGCAAGATGTTAATGAAGAGACTATTGGCAATGCATTGAATCAATTGGTCGGTGCTTATGCTTATTTAATTTTAACGGAAAATAAAATGTTTGCAGCACTTGATCCAACAGGTATTCGCCCGTTATCAATCGGCATGCTTGGCAATGCTTATGTTGTAGCATCAGAAACATGTGCATTTGATCAAATCGGTGCAAGCTTTTTAAGAGAAGTAATGCCTGGAGAATTAATTACCATTGATGATGAGGGAATAAAATCAATCAGATTTACAGCAAGTAATCAGCGAAGAATGTGTGCCATGGAATATGTGTATTTAGCGAGACCAGACAGTAATCTGAACGATGTAAATGTGCATGCTTCTCGCAAACAAATGGGCAAGGAATTGGCGAAGGAAGCACCAAAAGATGCGGATATCGTTATTGGTGTTCCAGATTCCAGTATTTCTTCCGCAATTGGATATGCAGAGGAAAGCGGATTACCGTATGAAATGGGTATTATTAAAAATCGATACGTTGGCAGAACATTTATCCAGCCATCACAGGAACTTCGGGAACAAGGTGTAAAAATGAAGCTCGCACCGGTTCGTGGTATTATTGAAGGCAAACGTGTGATTATGATTGATGATTCGATTGTACGAGGGACGACAAGCAAGCGAATCGTCCAGATGTTAAAAGATGCAGGAGCGAAAGAAGTCCATGTTCGAATCGCAGCTCCTCCCATTCAGAACCCATGTTATTACGGGATTGATATGTCAACAAGAGATGAACTCATTGCTGCGAATCACAATATTGATGAAATAGCTGAAATAATCGGTGCTGACAGTATTGCCTATTTGTCAGAAGAAGGATTGGAAAGAGCTGTTTTAAAAGGGGATTCTCTTAATCAAGGGCTATGTATGGCATGTATGAATGGGAAATATCCTGTGAAAGAGATAGTGGAGAAAGAGGTAGTTTATAGCAGTTATTAG
- the purB gene encoding adenylosuccinate lyase, with translation MIERYTREEMGAIWKEDNKFKAWLEVEILACEAWSERGVIPKEDVKKLWKNASYNIQRIYEIEQETRHDVVAFTRAVSETLGEERKWVHYGLTSTDVVDTALSYQIKQANEILRKDLHNFIRILKNKAIEHKHTVMMGRTHGVHAEPTTFGLKIALWYEEMKRNLERFEAAAKNIEFGKLSGAVGTYANIDPFVEEYVCRKLGLSPAPVSTQTLQRDRHAVYISTLALIATSIEKFATEIRGLQKTETREVEERFAKGQKGSSAMPHKRNPIGSENMTGMARVIRGYMMTAYENVSLWHERDISHSSAERVIIPDATIALNYMLNRFSNIVQNLTVFPENMKRTIDKTYGVIFSQRVLLKLIDKGMARETAYDITQPKAMEAWETETHFKQLVEQDIQISNMLTQEEIDDCFDATWHLKNVDLIFDRIGLVEGE, from the coding sequence TTGATTGAACGTTATACTCGAGAGGAAATGGGAGCTATTTGGAAGGAAGACAATAAGTTCAAAGCATGGTTAGAGGTTGAAATCTTAGCATGTGAAGCATGGAGTGAACGTGGTGTCATTCCTAAAGAAGATGTGAAAAAACTTTGGAAAAACGCATCTTATAATATTCAGCGAATCTATGAAATTGAGCAAGAAACTCGCCATGATGTTGTTGCCTTTACACGTGCAGTATCCGAAACATTAGGTGAGGAACGCAAATGGGTTCACTATGGGTTAACTTCTACAGACGTGGTCGACACAGCACTTTCTTACCAAATCAAACAAGCAAATGAAATCCTTCGTAAAGACTTACACAACTTCATTCGAATCCTAAAAAATAAAGCCATTGAACATAAACATACCGTTATGATGGGGCGGACACATGGTGTGCATGCAGAACCGACAACATTTGGTCTCAAAATTGCCCTTTGGTATGAAGAAATGAAACGTAATTTAGAGCGTTTTGAAGCAGCAGCTAAAAATATAGAATTTGGAAAACTATCTGGAGCTGTTGGAACGTATGCAAACATTGATCCATTTGTGGAGGAGTATGTTTGCCGAAAATTAGGACTCTCACCTGCACCTGTCTCAACACAAACCCTACAGCGTGATCGCCATGCTGTCTATATATCAACACTTGCCTTAATCGCAACATCTATTGAAAAATTTGCAACCGAAATTCGTGGGCTGCAAAAGACAGAAACAAGAGAAGTAGAGGAAAGGTTTGCTAAAGGTCAAAAAGGATCATCCGCAATGCCGCATAAACGAAACCCGATTGGTTCAGAGAACATGACAGGGATGGCGCGTGTCATTCGAGGATATATGATGACTGCTTATGAAAATGTCAGCCTATGGCATGAACGTGATATTTCCCATTCATCTGCAGAGCGTGTGATTATACCAGACGCTACGATTGCACTCAACTATATGCTCAATCGCTTCAGCAATATTGTTCAGAATTTAACTGTGTTCCCAGAGAATATGAAGCGCACTATCGATAAAACCTATGGAGTTATTTTTTCCCAACGCGTATTGCTTAAATTAATTGATAAAGGAATGGCGAGGGAAACAGCGTACGATATCACGCAACCAAAAGCGATGGAAGCATGGGAAACAGAAACACACTTTAAGCAGCTTGTGGAACAGGATATACAGATTAGCAACATGCTTACGCAAGAGGAAATTGATGATTGTTTCGATGCGACTTGGCATTTGAAAAATGTTGACCTTATATTTGACCGAATTGGACTAGTGGAAGGGGAATAA